The proteins below come from a single Stutzerimonas stutzeri RCH2 genomic window:
- a CDS encoding DUF748 domain-containing protein, with the protein MTRRLLPLWILLSIGLLLILLHLALPHLVRNYLNEKMADMGDYTGHVEDVDLAWWRGAYRVEGLLIEKKDKRVQAPLLKAPAIDIAISWNGILRHREIVGEVVFEQPHLNFVDGGDSGDSQNGEGVDWRDQLDALVPITLNEIRVVDGQLSFRNFSSDPQVHVYASDIQASLYNLTNTDDADGTRTAFFEGKGKLFNQAPIEATASFDPFTDWEDFEVNLRVTGVPLKQLNDLSRAYANFDFAGGTGDLVIEVEANDSQLDGYIKPLLRNVDIFDYDQDVKNEDKGFLRGLWEAVVGGGQEVLKNQRKDQFATRVELSGTTKETDVSPFQAFVAILRNAFVEAFTARFERALDEEE; encoded by the coding sequence ATGACCCGTCGCCTGCTTCCCCTGTGGATCCTGCTCTCGATCGGCCTGCTGCTGATCCTCCTGCATCTCGCTCTGCCGCATCTGGTGCGCAACTACCTGAACGAGAAAATGGCGGACATGGGCGACTATACGGGGCACGTCGAAGACGTCGATCTCGCCTGGTGGCGTGGCGCTTACCGTGTCGAAGGCCTGCTGATCGAGAAGAAGGACAAGCGCGTACAGGCGCCCCTGCTCAAGGCACCGGCGATCGACATCGCCATCAGCTGGAATGGCATCCTGCGCCACCGAGAGATCGTCGGCGAAGTCGTTTTCGAGCAGCCTCATTTGAATTTCGTCGATGGTGGTGACAGCGGCGACTCGCAGAATGGGGAAGGCGTCGACTGGCGCGATCAGCTCGACGCATTGGTACCGATCACGCTCAACGAGATTCGCGTCGTCGATGGCCAGTTGTCGTTTCGCAACTTCTCCTCCGACCCGCAAGTCCACGTTTACGCCAGCGATATCCAGGCCAGCCTGTACAACCTGACCAACACCGATGATGCCGACGGCACCCGGACCGCTTTCTTCGAAGGCAAGGGCAAGCTGTTCAATCAGGCCCCCATCGAAGCGACCGCCAGCTTCGATCCGTTCACGGACTGGGAAGATTTCGAAGTCAATCTGCGGGTCACCGGCGTACCGCTGAAACAGCTGAACGACCTCAGTCGCGCCTACGCCAATTTCGATTTCGCCGGCGGGACGGGTGATCTGGTTATCGAAGTCGAGGCCAACGACAGCCAGCTCGATGGTTACATCAAGCCCCTGCTGCGCAACGTCGACATCTTCGACTACGACCAGGACGTCAAGAACGAGGACAAGGGCTTCTTGCGCGGGCTGTGGGAAGCGGTGGTCGGCGGCGGACAGGAAGTCCTTAAGAACCAGCGCAAGGACCAGTTCGCCACCCGCGTGGAGCTGTCGGGCACCACCAAGGAAACCGATGTCAGTCCATTCCAGGCCTTCGTCGCGATACTGCGCAACGCATTCGTCGAGGCCTTCACTGCGCGCTTCGAACGTGCGCTCGATGAAGAAGAATAA
- the cysK gene encoding cysteine synthase A, with protein sequence MSRIFADNARSIGNTPLVMINRLGPKGVTIMAKIEGRNPAYSVKCRIGAGMIWDAEDSGRIKPGMTLVEPTSGNTGIGLAFVAAARGYKLMLTMPASMSLERRKVLKALGAELVLTEPAKGMKGAIEKAAEIAASNPEQYYMPQQFENPSNPAIHEKTTGPEIWNDTDGSIDVLVAGVGTGGTITGVSRYIKNTKGKQIISVAVEPTSSPVISQTLAGDEVKPSPHKIQGIGAGFVPKNLDLSMVDRVELVDDEEAKQMALRLMREEGILCGISCGAAMAAAVRLAERPEMQGKNIVVILPDSGERYLSSMLFSDMFSEQELVQ encoded by the coding sequence ATGAGTCGCATATTCGCAGACAACGCACGTTCCATCGGCAACACCCCGCTGGTAATGATCAATCGCCTGGGGCCCAAGGGCGTCACCATCATGGCCAAGATCGAAGGCCGTAACCCCGCTTATTCGGTGAAATGCCGTATCGGCGCCGGGATGATCTGGGACGCCGAGGACAGCGGTCGGATCAAGCCGGGCATGACGTTGGTCGAGCCTACTTCGGGCAACACCGGCATCGGTCTGGCCTTTGTTGCCGCGGCGCGTGGCTACAAGCTCATGCTCACCATGCCAGCGTCCATGAGCCTGGAGCGGCGCAAGGTACTCAAAGCGCTGGGTGCCGAGCTGGTGCTCACCGAGCCGGCCAAAGGCATGAAGGGCGCGATCGAGAAAGCCGCCGAGATTGCCGCCTCGAATCCCGAGCAGTACTACATGCCGCAACAGTTCGAGAATCCGTCCAACCCGGCAATCCATGAGAAGACCACCGGCCCGGAAATCTGGAACGACACCGATGGAAGCATTGATGTGCTGGTGGCAGGCGTCGGCACTGGCGGCACCATCACCGGCGTCTCGCGCTATATCAAGAACACCAAGGGCAAGCAGATCATCAGCGTGGCGGTGGAACCGACCAGCTCGCCGGTAATCAGTCAGACCCTTGCCGGTGACGAGGTCAAACCCAGTCCGCACAAGATCCAGGGCATCGGCGCCGGCTTCGTGCCGAAGAACCTCGACCTGTCCATGGTCGATCGGGTCGAGCTGGTCGATGACGAAGAGGCCAAGCAGATGGCCCTGCGGCTGATGCGCGAAGAGGGCATTCTCTGTGGCATTTCCTGCGGTGCGGCGATGGCGGCTGCGGTTCGTCTGGCCGAACGGCCGGAAATGCAGGGCAAGAACATCGTCGTGATCCTGCCGGACTCGGGCGAGCGTTACCTCTCCAGCATGCTGTTCAGCGACATGTTCAGCGAGCAGGAACTGGTGCAGTAA
- a CDS encoding DMT family transporter, producing MRPLDMFRLLALAAIWGASFLFMRVIAPVLGTFPTAFFRVLLATAGLLAILVVLRRRWDFRGKLGLCLVLGVINSGVPFALYAVAAQLVPAGYSAIFNATTPMMGVLIGALFFAEELTLAKVLGVFSGLGGVALLMRIGPVPLEMGLLLGALACLGATACYGLGGFLTRRWINRDGGLDSELVAFGSQAGAALCLLPLFGLSLLDAPPPSWGDTSVWLSLLGLGLVCTAFAYILYFRLLADIGPVKTLTVTFLIPPFGVLWGVLFLDEPLSWAYVQGGALIGLALWLILRQAPAAQPQADPRRS from the coding sequence ATGCGCCCGCTCGACATGTTTCGCCTGCTTGCCCTCGCCGCCATCTGGGGCGCGAGTTTTCTCTTCATGCGTGTTATCGCGCCGGTCCTTGGCACTTTCCCAACAGCATTCTTTCGCGTGCTGCTGGCGACCGCCGGGCTGCTGGCAATCCTCGTCGTGCTGCGCAGGCGCTGGGACTTTCGCGGCAAGCTCGGCCTGTGCCTGGTGCTTGGCGTGATCAACTCGGGCGTACCCTTCGCCCTGTATGCGGTGGCCGCGCAACTGGTGCCGGCGGGTTATTCGGCCATCTTCAATGCCACCACGCCAATGATGGGTGTGCTGATAGGCGCGCTGTTCTTCGCTGAGGAGCTGACACTGGCGAAGGTGCTGGGGGTGTTCAGCGGGCTGGGCGGTGTGGCGCTGCTGATGCGCATCGGCCCGGTGCCATTGGAGATGGGGTTGCTGCTCGGAGCGCTGGCCTGCCTGGGTGCCACTGCCTGCTACGGATTGGGCGGTTTTCTCACGCGGCGCTGGATCAACCGGGACGGCGGGCTGGATAGTGAACTGGTTGCCTTTGGCAGCCAGGCCGGCGCCGCACTCTGCCTGCTGCCACTGTTCGGGTTGTCGCTGCTGGATGCCCCGCCGCCGAGCTGGGGCGACACCAGCGTCTGGCTCAGTCTGCTTGGGTTGGGCCTGGTCTGTACGGCGTTTGCCTACATTCTCTACTTCCGCCTGCTGGCGGATATCGGACCGGTGAAGACGCTGACGGTGACGTTTCTGATCCCACCGTTCGGTGTGCTATGGGGCGTACTGTTTCTCGATGAGCCGCTGTCCTGGGCCTACGTTCAGGGCGGTGCGCTGATCGGGCTGGCGTTGTGGCTGATCCTGCGCCAGGCGCCAGCCGCCCAGCCGCAGGCCGATCCGCGACGCAGTTGA